In Bacillus thuringiensis, the DNA window AGCAGTCGTCATGCCGACATTAACAAAGTTTGCTGCACCATTTTTCGTACAAGCCTTCGCAAAGGAAATATTTAAATCGGAATATAAATCATATGAAGGGCTTCTAAGAGTTGTTATTCGTAATCGTTTTGAATTTGCAAAAAAGCATTTTCCAATGATAAAAATATTAATTCAAGAAGTGCCATTTCAGCCAGAACTGAAAAATGAAATACAACATTTAGTAGAAACAGAGTTACTTTCACATTTTAAAAAGTTAATTGTAAAGTTTCAAGAGGAAGGGGAGATTATTGAAATACCCCCATCTTCTGTATTACGACTTACTTTATCAGCTGTATTAGGATTACTATTAACACGGTTTTTATTATTGCCTGAAGAAAAATGGGATGATGAAGTGGAAATTGAAAATACGATTCAATTTATATTGTACGGATTAACGCCACGGAGGTAATGTGATGCGCAAATTTGCTAAACCGAAAATTGTTGTAAGTAAATGTTTAGAATTTGATGCTTGTCGTTATAATGCAGAGATGATTCCAGATATAACAATACGAAATTTACAGCCATTTGTTACATTTATCCCAGTTTGTCCAGAAGTAGAAATTGGTTTAGGCATTCCTCGCGAAACGATACGAATAGTAGAAGAAAATGGCGTAAATAGACTTGTGCAATCGTCGACGCGTGAAGATGTAACTAAAAAAATGGAGCAGTTTTCAAATGACTTTTTACAAACGATACCCGATGTGGATGGTTTTATTTTAAAGAATCGTTCGCCAAGTTGTGGTACACGTGATGTGAAAATTTATTCTGGTTTTGAAAAAGCGCCAGCAAAAGGAAAGGGAGCTGGCTTATTTGGCGGAGCAATAATAAAAAAAATTTCGCATCTTCCAATTGAAGAAGAAGGAAGATTGTCGAATTTTATTATTAGAGAACATTTCTTTACAAGGTTATTTACAATCGCATATTACAAAGTGATTAAACATAATAAAAATATGAAAGACCTCGTATTGTTTCAGTCGGACAATAAATATTTATTTATGGCATATAATCAGGTGAAACAAAAGGAATTAGGGCGTATTATTGCAAATCACAAAAATGAAACGATTGAAGTTGTATTTGAAAACTATGAGAAGACTTTATATGAATTATTTATGCGTACACCCCGCTATACATCGAATGTAAATGTATGTGAGCATATTTTTGGATACTTTAAAACAAAGCTGAAAAAACAAGAAAAAGATCATTTTTTAAATTTAATACAAAAGTATATGGAAAAGAAAATTCCGCTTAGTAGTTTACTTGCAATTTTAAAATCATGGGCTCTTCGATTTGATGAAAAGTATTTATTAAGACAAACATATTTCGAACCATACCCTGAAGCTTTAGTAGAGATTTCAGATTCGGGAAAAGGCAG includes these proteins:
- a CDS encoding TetR/AcrR family transcriptional regulator; the encoded protein is MKKDWLEELIAATNTDKRNERQMRILEAAVDMFGEKGYASTSTSEIAKRAGVAEGTIFRYYKTKKDLLLAVVMPTLTKFAAPFFVQAFAKEIFKSEYKSYEGLLRVVIRNRFEFAKKHFPMIKILIQEVPFQPELKNEIQHLVETELLSHFKKLIVKFQEEGEIIEIPPSSVLRLTLSAVLGLLLTRFLLLPEEKWDDEVEIENTIQFILYGLTPRR
- a CDS encoding YbgA family protein, coding for MRKFAKPKIVVSKCLEFDACRYNAEMIPDITIRNLQPFVTFIPVCPEVEIGLGIPRETIRIVEENGVNRLVQSSTREDVTKKMEQFSNDFLQTIPDVDGFILKNRSPSCGTRDVKIYSGFEKAPAKGKGAGLFGGAIIKKISHLPIEEEGRLSNFIIREHFFTRLFTIAYYKVIKHNKNMKDLVLFQSDNKYLFMAYNQVKQKELGRIIANHKNETIEVVFENYEKTLYELFMRTPRYTSNVNVCEHIFGYFKTKLKKQEKDHFLNLIQKYMEKKIPLSSLLAILKSWALRFDEKYLLRQTYFEPYPEALVEISDSGKGRDY